GCATTTGAACAtagtttctccctctcttcaaCCATGCAGCGACAACTTTAACTCACCCATATTAACACCTAAACAGAAAAAGATTTAAACAACATTCAAGTGAGCTTACCGATAGCCCGTCAAATCAAAAGTCTCATTCCCCGCAGTGGATGTGTGCTGCTCATTCCGTCGTGTCAGTCCCTTTCCACCAGCCAAATGACTGCGTTATATGCTCCCGCTGATTGAAGTGTGTGCGAACTTCTGATTGCTCAATCTAATTCACCTGGTCGAGGGTGCGCCAGGGCGCGCACGCACGGTCACACGCAGCTGCCGATGCAGAGCGGGGCGGCACGCAGGTGAGACGGCATGCAGGAGGAGGCGGGCACACGGGAGACAGGCGCACCTCTGCCAGATCAGCGCGACACCTCCCACTCGATCTTTACGTGGCGGCGCCCGGAAAGATTGTACTCTCAGGTGGGCTGGTCTCTGACTTGATCCTCCCATGGTATGAGGACCACAAGGCGCCGGACGTCCCGATGCAGTATGGTACTTGATCCAGGATCTGCGGCACCAGGTCTTGAGCTTCTCACAGAAATGCTGGAACTTGGGGAGACTCTCACATGAACATCTCGAACGACACCTCTCAAATCAGGATTTGCGCCGATGACTCTTGCAAGCCTGAACTGCCCTCTCAGTGCATTTTGGTCGCAGAGCCAAACTATGTCTCCACTGGTAACGTTCCTTTCAGCAGTATGCCACTTACTGCGAATGAACAGGTTCGGGCCAGCAAGTTGGCTCCAGGACTTCCAGAAGTTGTTTACTATCGTTTGCACTTCTTTGAGCCTCTTGAATGGGTAGGTGGTGTAGTCGACAGTTTTGAAGTCTCCACTTTGTGTAGCTCGACCAAGCAATAAGTTGTTCGGCGTGATGTACTGGATGCGCTCTTCTCGGCTTTGGACTCTGGCGTCAATGGGTCTCTCATTGGCAAGATAAGCAGCTAGCTGGAGCACTGTCAGGAACTCACTGAAGGTAAGACTTTCTACATTGCCAAGGCTTTGGAGGGCTCTCTTGGTGACTCTGACAGCAGCTTCGGCGGCTCCGTTTCGGTGAGGTGAATCGGCCGGGAGGATTTTCCACATCCAGGTCGTCTCATTTTTGGCAGCATACTCTTCAAGTGACTCTTTGCTCTGTTGATTCAGGTAAGTGTACATCTCTTCTAGGACAGGTCTCGCTCCGACAAAGTTCGTACCAGGATCAGACCAGATTTTACGGGGATGGCCTCGGACAGAGGTGAATCTCTGGTAGGTAAGCAGGAAGCTCTCTGTTGATAGTGTGTTTGCCAGCTCGACATGAATGGCTCGGCTGGACATACAGCAAAACACGACGCCCCATACTTTCATGGTCACTCTCTTTTTGACATCATCCTTCACATGGTAAGGTCCAAACAGGTCAACGGACGTAAACTCGAATGGTGCAGCAGGACTAGACCTCTCATCAGGTAAGTTTCCCATTATTTGCTTGCAGGTTCTTgcttttgctttcttgcagacgATACACTTGTCAACGACTTTTTGGGCAATGACCCTTCCTCTGATGACCCACGCCTTTATCCTCATCCGCAGCAGGGTTCCCGCCACACCTTCATGTCCCTTACTGTGTGCTTCTCTGGCTAGCAGGGTAGATAACCAGGCTTGGAAAGG
This DNA window, taken from Micropterus dolomieu isolate WLL.071019.BEF.003 ecotype Adirondacks unplaced genomic scaffold, ASM2129224v1 contig_1525, whole genome shotgun sequence, encodes the following:
- the LOC123964286 gene encoding uncharacterized protein LOC123964286 (The sequence of the model RefSeq protein was modified relative to this genomic sequence to represent the inferred CDS: added 827 bases not found in genome assembly) — protein: MYLRWSCSRGVVVRLVESKSKLTPLDHKGDPVKAEICGAVFAARLKTYFQRHCRLQVKKWYHLVDSQTVLGAIQRESYGYQTFFANRVGEIQSSTDVQDWWWIPGPANIADIITRGASPDALTEDSEWQSGPKFLQLPDDEWPKKSARDVAAQARDKVTRIQKKTFVALLSRCRLKTAQNPAQLEYERPPAGAAVRHLVDGKRFSNLRRLIGTVAWIWRAAKKFLSAETRDQEKWEAVPSSGILTVRERRDVFRDLCLAAQEGVNFPGTTTDRLVVYRDQTSGLLVCGGRIQTFKEDRRAVPLLPFQAWLSTLLAREAHSKGHEGVAGTLLRMRIKAWVIRGRVIAQKVVDKCIVCKKAKARTCKQIMGNLPDERSSPAAPFEFTSVDLFGPYHVKDDVKKRVTMKVWGVVFCCMSSRAIHVELANTLSTESFLLTYQRFTSVRGHPRKIWSDPGTNFVGARPVLEEMYTYLNQQSKESLEEYAAKNETTWMWKILPADSPHRNGAAEAAVRVTKRALQSLGNVESLTFSEFLTVLQLAAYLANERPIDARVQSREERIQYITPNNLLLGRATQSGDFKTVDYTTYPFKRLKEVQTIVNNFWKSWSQLAGPNLFIRSKWHTAERNVTSGDIVWLCDQNALRGQFRLARVIGANPDLRGVVRDVHVRVSPSSSISVRSSRPGAADPGSSTILHRDVRRLVVLIPWEDQVRDQPT